A portion of the Periophthalmus magnuspinnatus isolate fPerMag1 chromosome 2, fPerMag1.2.pri, whole genome shotgun sequence genome contains these proteins:
- the LOC117382220 gene encoding helix-loop-helix protein 2-like produces MMLSPDQAEADLSWTQSDPESLLNGLKSAGCTSDEPMEGDEKARCKPDPPLSREEKRRRRRATAKYRSAHATRERIRVEAFNVAFAELRKLLPTLPPDKKLSKIEILRLAICYISYLNHVLDV; encoded by the coding sequence ATGATGCTGAGCCCGGACCAGGCTGAGGCGGACCTGTCCTGGACACAGTCCGACCCCGAGTCTCTGCTCAACGGCCTGAAGTCTGCGGGCTGCACGTCAGACGAGCCCATGGAGGGCGATGAAAAGGCCAGATGCAAACCTGACCCTCCGCTGAGCCGCGAAGAGAAGCGCAGGAGGCGGAGGGCCACGGCCAAGTACCGCTCTGCCCACGCCACGAGGGAGAGGATCCGCGTGGAGGCGTTCAACGTGGCCTTTGCTGAACTGAGGAAATTACTGCCCACCTTGCCCCCGGACAAGAAGCTCTCCAAAATCGAGATCCTCAGACTGGCGATATGCTACATCTCTTACCTGAATCACGTGCTGGATGTTTAG